The following proteins are encoded in a genomic region of Methylobacterium tardum:
- a CDS encoding enoyl-CoA hydratase produces MTAALSTVPPASAGSDEPILLREDADGIATLTLNRPQARNALSMALMGALQEQLDAIRADPGIRVVVLQGAGPAFCAGHDLKEMRADPSREATEAVFRSCARLMLSLTRLPQPVIARVHGIATAAGCQLVATCDLAVCAEEARFATPGVQIGLFCSTPMVALSRAVSRKAALEMLLVGEPIDAAEALRIGLVNRVVPQADLDAAVGALATRIAGKARRVLAIGKEAFGRQIEMGLEEAYGYAAEIMTRNMMMADAHEGIDAFLGKRPPRWEP; encoded by the coding sequence ATGACCGCAGCCCTGTCCACGGTCCCGCCCGCCTCGGCTGGCTCGGACGAACCGATCCTGCTGCGCGAGGACGCCGACGGGATCGCGACGCTGACCCTGAACCGGCCCCAGGCCCGCAACGCTCTGTCGATGGCCCTGATGGGCGCGCTCCAGGAGCAGCTCGACGCGATCCGTGCGGATCCCGGGATTCGCGTCGTGGTCCTCCAGGGGGCCGGCCCCGCCTTCTGCGCCGGCCACGATCTCAAGGAGATGCGCGCCGATCCCTCGCGGGAGGCGACCGAGGCGGTGTTCCGCAGCTGCGCCCGGCTGATGCTGAGCCTCACGCGCCTGCCGCAGCCGGTGATCGCCCGGGTCCACGGCATCGCCACCGCCGCCGGCTGCCAGCTCGTGGCGACCTGCGACCTCGCCGTCTGTGCCGAGGAGGCCCGCTTCGCGACGCCCGGCGTGCAGATCGGGCTGTTCTGCTCGACCCCGATGGTGGCCCTGTCGCGGGCCGTGTCGCGCAAGGCCGCCCTGGAGATGCTTCTGGTCGGCGAGCCGATCGACGCCGCCGAGGCCCTGCGGATCGGCCTCGTCAACCGCGTCGTGCCGCAGGCGGATCTCGACGCGGCGGTCGGCGCCCTCGCGACCCGGATCGCCGGCAAGGCGCGGCGCGTCCTGGCGATCGGCAAGGAGGCGTTCGGCCGCCAGATCGAGATGGGCCTGGAGGAGGCCTACGGCTACGCCGCCGAAATCATGACCCGGAACATGATGATGGCCGACGCCCACGAGGGCATCGACGCCTTCCTGGGCAAGCGGCCGCCGCGCTGGGAGCCATAG
- a CDS encoding disulfide bond formation protein B, producing the protein MTARQARTLNALALLGCCAVLIEAFWYQVALGELPCPLCLLQRAAFAAAGVGFALNLRFGPRPSHYGIAILSAVAGAVVAGRQVALHVVPGTGGFGSTLLGLHFYTLALIAFVALIVGVGVLLLGDRVLRAELREDNGRAGRFGAACLLLFLGVVLANAVSTAAECGTGLCPDDPTRYEALDDWLGRAGPR; encoded by the coding sequence ATGACCGCCCGTCAGGCCCGGACCCTCAACGCCCTCGCGCTGCTCGGCTGCTGCGCCGTGCTCATCGAAGCCTTCTGGTATCAGGTCGCCCTCGGAGAATTGCCCTGTCCGCTCTGCCTGCTGCAGCGGGCCGCGTTCGCGGCGGCGGGCGTCGGCTTCGCGCTCAACCTGCGCTTCGGTCCGCGGCCGTCGCATTACGGGATCGCGATCCTCAGCGCCGTCGCGGGTGCCGTCGTGGCGGGGCGGCAGGTCGCCCTGCACGTCGTCCCCGGCACCGGCGGCTTCGGCTCGACGCTGCTCGGGCTGCATTTCTACACGCTCGCGCTCATCGCCTTCGTCGCCCTGATCGTCGGCGTGGGCGTGCTGCTCCTGGGCGACCGGGTCCTCCGGGCAGAGCTCCGGGAGGACAACGGCAGGGCCGGCCGATTCGGCGCGGCGTGCCTGCTGCTGTTCCTCGGCGTCGTCCTCGCCAATGCCGTGTCGACGGCCGCGGAATGCGGCACCGGCCTCTGCCCGGATGACCCCACGCGTTACGAGGCGCTGGACGACTGGCTGGGGCGCGCCGGCCCGCGCTGA
- a CDS encoding AMP-dependent synthetase, translating to MYGVNSSAASLPVPAPQDPARVFRTGTAGPGAADRRGAGAAALVCPHRVARWAIGEGLRAGDTVALLVQDLGQAEAMRLGLTRIGLRVVCLDGTRLGDTLTDSLSLSSAALVIVDTALAQAYAGLMGRLSAYPPVWWNGPGADFASLDLALAELA from the coding sequence ATGTACGGCGTCAACTCCTCTGCCGCATCACTTCCGGTCCCGGCGCCCCAGGACCCGGCCCGCGTCTTCCGGACCGGCACGGCCGGGCCCGGAGCCGCCGACCGGCGCGGCGCCGGGGCCGCAGCCCTGGTCTGCCCGCACCGGGTCGCGCGCTGGGCCATCGGCGAGGGCCTCCGCGCCGGCGACACCGTCGCGCTTCTGGTGCAGGATCTCGGGCAGGCGGAGGCCATGCGCCTCGGTCTCACCCGCATCGGCCTGCGGGTCGTTTGCCTGGACGGGACCCGTCTCGGCGATACGCTGACCGACAGCCTGTCGCTGTCGAGCGCCGCCCTGGTGATCGTCGATACGGCGCTCGCGCAGGCCTATGCCGGCCTGATGGGCCGGCTGTCCGCCTATCCGCCGGTCTGGTGGAACGGGCCGGGCGCCGATTTCGCGAGCCTCGATCTGGCGCTGGCCGAGCTGGCGTAG
- a CDS encoding phospholipase D-like domain-containing protein gives MDNALTRWVQSTALLRSDVEALIGFALAIGVTLHALLRKRRVSVAVGWIGLAWLSPIFGTALYLTFGINRVSRRARRLRTKPSDATNLPDTDDAVVPETLWPLDRAIRRITGLPAFAGNAVQMFRNGDAAYPVMLAAIREARASIALSSYIFRDDATGGEFCDALVEAKARGVSVRVIIDGIGGGYFRAPAYHRLTAAGVPAALFMHSALPWRMPFLNLRSHKKLLIVDGRVAFTGGLNISHPNRVALKPEHPIRDTHFRLTGPVAEQLAVAFAADWAFVAGENLDAEPWFADLEPAGSSVARAVTSGPDADVEKIEQVILQALACARKTVRFVTPYFLPDELVTGALAQAATRGITVDIIIPRVSDHPFIDWATRAHLDPLLRAGVRVWLDEPPFDHSKAMVVDDIWCFVGSANWDMRSFRLNFELNVEIIDAELAAELDRFMRAKMEARLSREDLAARVLPIRLRDAGVRLLLPYL, from the coding sequence TTGGACAACGCGCTCACTCGATGGGTCCAGTCGACCGCCCTGCTGCGGTCGGACGTGGAGGCGCTCATCGGCTTCGCGCTCGCGATCGGCGTGACCCTGCACGCCCTGCTGCGCAAGCGGCGGGTGAGCGTGGCGGTCGGATGGATCGGGCTCGCTTGGCTGTCGCCGATCTTCGGCACCGCCCTGTACCTGACCTTCGGCATCAACCGCGTCTCGCGCCGCGCCCGGCGGCTCCGGACCAAGCCCTCCGACGCGACGAACCTGCCCGATACCGACGACGCGGTCGTGCCAGAGACGCTCTGGCCTCTGGACCGCGCGATCCGGCGGATCACCGGCCTCCCGGCCTTCGCGGGCAACGCCGTCCAGATGTTCCGCAACGGCGACGCGGCCTATCCCGTCATGCTGGCCGCCATCCGGGAAGCGCGGGCGAGCATCGCCCTGTCGAGCTACATCTTCCGGGACGATGCGACGGGGGGCGAGTTCTGCGACGCGCTGGTGGAGGCCAAGGCGCGGGGCGTGAGCGTCCGGGTCATCATCGACGGCATCGGGGGCGGCTATTTCCGGGCGCCCGCCTACCACCGCCTGACCGCCGCCGGGGTTCCGGCGGCCCTGTTCATGCACTCTGCCCTGCCCTGGCGGATGCCGTTCCTCAACCTGCGCTCGCACAAGAAGCTGCTGATCGTCGACGGGCGCGTCGCCTTCACAGGCGGCCTCAACATCTCGCACCCGAACCGCGTCGCCCTGAAGCCCGAGCACCCGATCCGCGACACCCATTTCCGGCTGACCGGCCCCGTCGCCGAGCAGCTCGCCGTGGCCTTCGCGGCCGACTGGGCCTTCGTGGCCGGCGAGAACCTCGATGCCGAGCCCTGGTTCGCCGATCTGGAGCCGGCCGGCTCAAGCGTCGCCCGCGCGGTCACGTCGGGCCCGGATGCCGACGTGGAGAAGATCGAGCAGGTCATCCTCCAGGCGCTGGCCTGCGCCCGCAAGACGGTCCGGTTCGTGACGCCGTACTTCCTGCCCGACGAGCTGGTGACCGGCGCCCTGGCGCAGGCCGCGACCCGCGGGATCACCGTCGACATCATCATCCCGCGGGTCAGCGATCACCCGTTCATCGACTGGGCGACCCGGGCCCATCTCGACCCGCTGCTCCGGGCCGGTGTGCGGGTCTGGCTCGACGAGCCGCCGTTCGATCACTCGAAGGCGATGGTGGTCGACGACATCTGGTGCTTCGTCGGCAGCGCCAACTGGGACATGCGCAGCTTCCGGCTCAACTTCGAGCTGAACGTCGAGATCATCGACGCGGAGCTGGCCGCCGAGCTCGACCGGTTCATGCGCGCCAAGATGGAGGCGCGTCTCAGCCGGGAGGACCTCGCCGCCCGCGTCCTGCCGATCCGTCTGCGCGACGCAGGCGTGCGACTGCTGCTGCCATACCTTTGA
- a CDS encoding endonuclease/exonuclease/phosphatase family protein: MNIAARPPARPGLTAAPDLPLRPAARGHAPFKIVSWNLLRRTGAAVDDVAALIAQEKPDLLLMQEATRAIGFLLDRIGGHYAWAPLPGRIHGLAMWSPEPWPAPPRVITLPSGALVHRVCQILDLGEFGVANVHLSHGQMLNRRQLRRIVTELPPRAAVLGDYNIVGPALIPGFRDVGPRRPTHAMVDVLPLRLDRCLARGLICHAHDVLPRGPSDHRPIVVHLGPAPEAHAPGRFKGMAAAVARLRRADGSAGRGRRGPPG; the protein is encoded by the coding sequence ATGAACATCGCTGCACGCCCCCCGGCCCGGCCCGGCTTGACCGCGGCTCCCGATCTGCCGCTCCGGCCGGCGGCCCGCGGACACGCGCCGTTCAAGATCGTGAGCTGGAACCTCCTGCGCCGGACCGGCGCCGCCGTCGACGACGTGGCGGCCCTGATCGCCCAGGAGAAGCCCGACCTGCTGCTGATGCAGGAGGCGACCCGCGCCATCGGCTTCCTTCTGGACCGGATCGGCGGCCACTATGCCTGGGCACCCCTTCCGGGGCGGATCCACGGGCTCGCCATGTGGAGCCCCGAACCCTGGCCGGCGCCGCCGCGGGTGATCACGCTGCCCTCGGGCGCCCTGGTGCACCGGGTCTGCCAGATCCTCGACCTCGGCGAGTTCGGCGTGGCCAATGTCCATCTGTCGCATGGGCAGATGCTGAACCGCCGCCAGCTCCGCCGCATCGTCACCGAGTTGCCGCCGCGCGCCGCCGTGCTCGGCGACTACAACATCGTCGGTCCGGCGCTGATCCCGGGCTTCCGCGACGTCGGTCCCCGCCGGCCGACCCACGCGATGGTGGACGTTCTGCCGCTGCGGCTCGACCGGTGCCTCGCCCGCGGCCTCATCTGTCACGCGCACGACGTGCTGCCCCGCGGACCGTCCGATCACCGGCCGATCGTCGTCCATCTCGGGCCGGCGCCGGAGGCGCACGCGCCCGGCCGCTTCAAAGGTATGGCAGCAGCAGTCGCACGCCTGCGTCGCGCAGACGGATCGGCAGGACGCGGGCGGCGAGGTCCTCCCGGCTGA
- a CDS encoding DUF5993 family protein: MMVLPFVGFAGSLVAVLGGRRGVAMGLWLVSLVGTLVLFGAHATSTLQLDF, translated from the coding sequence ATGATGGTGCTGCCGTTCGTCGGTTTCGCGGGAAGCCTGGTCGCCGTGCTCGGCGGCCGGCGCGGCGTCGCAATGGGCCTGTGGCTGGTGTCGCTGGTCGGCACGCTCGTGCTGTTCGGCGCCCATGCCACCTCGACCCTGCAGCTCGATTTCTGA
- a CDS encoding uracil-DNA glycosylase, producing MTDTPVADALAAFRASGSPWLALPFFAGGRADAVAARVDARIAAGARVLPAPDRIFRALTETPLPAVRAVILGQDPYPTPGDANGLAFSFVGSGRLPASLKVILAEAGSDRSAGGDLTPWARQGVLLLNSALTVEAGKAGAHLRYGWAALTDEAVAAISARPEPSVFLLWGAQARARAALIDPRRHGVFESGHPSPLNRARDFPGSDPFGRANRWLSEHGGSPIDWRLG from the coding sequence ATGACCGACACGCCCGTCGCCGACGCCCTCGCCGCCTTCCGCGCCTCCGGCTCGCCCTGGCTGGCGCTGCCGTTCTTCGCCGGGGGGCGGGCTGACGCCGTGGCGGCGCGCGTCGATGCCCGTATCGCCGCGGGCGCCCGCGTGCTCCCGGCGCCGGACCGGATCTTCCGCGCCCTGACCGAGACGCCGCTGCCGGCGGTGCGCGCGGTGATTCTCGGACAGGACCCCTACCCGACCCCCGGCGACGCCAACGGCCTGGCCTTCTCGTTCGTGGGCTCGGGCCGCCTGCCCGCCTCGCTGAAGGTGATCCTGGCGGAGGCCGGCTCGGACCGTTCCGCGGGCGGCGACCTGACGCCCTGGGCGCGGCAGGGCGTCCTGCTCCTCAACAGTGCGCTCACCGTCGAGGCCGGCAAGGCCGGGGCGCATCTCCGTTACGGCTGGGCGGCGCTGACCGACGAGGCGGTCGCCGCAATCTCGGCGCGTCCCGAGCCCTCGGTCTTTCTGCTCTGGGGCGCCCAGGCCCGCGCCCGGGCGGCGCTGATTGATCCGCGCCGCCACGGCGTTTTCGAGAGCGGGCATCCCTCACCGCTCAATCGCGCGCGGGATTTCCCCGGCTCGGACCCGTTCGGGCGGGCCAACCGCTGGCTTTCCGAGCACGGCGGCTCTCCGATCGACTGGCGCCTCGGCTGA
- a CDS encoding YhaN family protein has protein sequence MRLIRLALERYGAFTDRAIAFRPDARLHVVLGANEAGKSTALAAVTDLLFGFEKSTRYAFLHDMPQLRLGAEIAAADGRRLSFRRRKGNSRTLIDAGDAPLPDDALAPFLGGLSRTAFCRAFGLDAQSLRAGGREMVDVEGEVGASLFAAGSGLRGLTDLQSALDTEAEGIFAPRQAKHRTFYQALERHDTARKAIREKGLRAGDWRALNDEIAAAAGQLDALRAEQKAMAVERARLERLKRVRPIVAEIDALEQRITAEDGLVDADPAWIERLGDALDRCRTAEAEAVRADTVLAQARTEAEAVPVEPGLTLRADEILAAFSGTKEYEKGGTDLPRIEGDAHKVGLELERLRARIGAADLAALESAQPTDAARARIEGLIRAHRALSAAEDQIARDHAVALAERDRLAGEIEAAGATHDPTPLREALKPLARLHEWIAAHETLDGAIRRETALLRNQAARLSPPVPDTAALVRMPLPAPEAIARFRALLDGRHRERERAVDRHETALRQAAATRDRLRAREADRPIATRERLDGARASRDAAFAPLRDVLGAGKTAALAEIAAYERAVLEADRLADERASDAARVAAHAADQDRLAAEEAEVAAAQDILAGITADIAAGEAAWHAAWRPAGIEPGPPVEMAAWLAETENLIEAEQRLAEQRIERERLAARIEAAQSPLADLCARSGLDPAPELEVGPALERLEARVATLASRWEANLQTGGLLRAARAACGRLDAARAETAARRAAWQTEWASALQPLGLAATSQPEEAEGALEAWRTVPDRLSERAALNRRATGIRRDMEAFRVGATALVEALAPDLADTPATTAIRTLHARLVAAQAREARRAELDRRRDEAAAASRAAADLHTAARAALTRAVAAAMPDRAEAAMPEIEALFGRLSARESLRGELLRLRGSLAGAADGLPEAELRGGLEALPPEAIEAELARLALEAEEQAERGQVIFADRDRAERRRAELEGGTGAELALAERKAAEADLQAAARSWAVLRLAGLMLGQAVARHRAGQQDPLLARAGALFCAMTGGGFSGLAQTYDEADTPRLAGQRAGGGLVQIEGMSEGTRDQLYLALRLAYLEDYAGRAEPAPFIGDDLFSTFDEVRTGHGLDALAAIGERVQPILFTHHRHVADIARDRLGAAVDVVAL, from the coding sequence ATGCGTCTGATCCGCCTCGCCCTCGAGCGCTACGGCGCCTTCACGGACCGCGCGATCGCGTTCCGCCCTGACGCGCGGCTGCATGTCGTGCTCGGAGCCAACGAGGCCGGCAAGAGCACCGCGCTCGCGGCCGTCACCGACCTGCTGTTCGGCTTCGAGAAATCCACGCGCTACGCCTTCCTGCACGACATGCCGCAGCTGCGCCTCGGCGCGGAGATCGCCGCCGCCGACGGCCGCCGGCTGAGCTTCCGCCGCCGCAAGGGCAACAGCCGCACGCTGATCGATGCGGGCGACGCGCCCCTGCCCGACGACGCCCTCGCGCCGTTCCTCGGCGGCCTGTCGCGGACAGCCTTCTGCCGCGCCTTCGGCCTCGACGCGCAGAGCCTGCGGGCGGGCGGGCGCGAGATGGTCGACGTGGAGGGCGAAGTCGGCGCGAGCCTGTTCGCGGCGGGCTCCGGCCTGCGCGGCCTCACGGACCTGCAATCCGCCCTCGACACCGAGGCGGAGGGCATCTTCGCGCCGCGCCAGGCCAAGCACCGGACCTTCTATCAGGCGCTGGAACGCCACGACACCGCCCGCAAGGCGATCCGCGAGAAGGGCCTGCGTGCGGGCGACTGGCGTGCGCTGAACGACGAGATCGCGGCCGCGGCCGGCCAGCTCGACGCGCTCCGGGCCGAGCAGAAGGCCATGGCCGTCGAGCGCGCCCGCCTGGAGCGGCTCAAGCGCGTCCGGCCGATCGTCGCGGAGATCGACGCGCTGGAGCAGCGCATCACGGCCGAGGACGGCCTCGTCGACGCGGATCCGGCCTGGATCGAGCGCCTCGGCGACGCCCTCGATCGCTGCCGGACGGCGGAGGCCGAGGCGGTTCGGGCCGACACCGTTCTGGCCCAGGCCCGGACGGAGGCCGAGGCCGTGCCGGTCGAGCCGGGGCTGACGCTCCGGGCCGACGAGATCCTCGCGGCCTTCAGCGGCACCAAGGAGTACGAGAAGGGCGGGACGGACCTGCCCCGGATCGAGGGCGATGCCCACAAGGTCGGGCTGGAGCTGGAGCGGCTGCGCGCCCGGATCGGTGCCGCCGATCTGGCGGCGCTCGAATCGGCTCAGCCGACCGATGCCGCCCGGGCCCGGATCGAGGGGCTGATCCGCGCGCATCGGGCCCTGTCGGCGGCCGAGGATCAGATCGCCCGCGACCACGCCGTGGCCCTGGCCGAACGGGACCGGCTGGCGGGCGAGATCGAAGCCGCAGGCGCGACCCACGATCCGACGCCGCTGCGCGAGGCGCTGAAGCCGCTCGCCCGCCTGCACGAGTGGATCGCCGCCCACGAAACCCTCGATGGCGCGATCCGGCGGGAGACGGCGCTGCTGCGCAACCAGGCGGCCCGGCTGTCACCGCCCGTCCCGGACACCGCCGCCCTCGTCCGGATGCCGCTGCCCGCGCCGGAGGCGATCGCCCGCTTCCGCGCTCTCCTCGACGGACGACATCGCGAGCGGGAGCGCGCCGTCGACCGGCACGAGACGGCGTTGCGCCAGGCCGCCGCCACCCGGGACAGGCTGCGCGCGCGCGAGGCCGACCGGCCGATCGCCACGCGGGAGCGGCTGGACGGGGCGCGGGCGTCCCGCGACGCGGCGTTCGCGCCGCTACGGGACGTTCTGGGGGCGGGAAAGACAGCGGCGCTCGCCGAGATCGCCGCCTACGAGCGGGCTGTCCTCGAAGCGGACCGGCTCGCCGACGAGCGCGCCAGCGACGCGGCGCGGGTCGCAGCCCATGCCGCCGACCAGGACCGCCTCGCCGCCGAGGAGGCGGAGGTCGCCGCCGCGCAGGACATCCTGGCCGGCATCACGGCCGATATCGCGGCCGGCGAGGCGGCGTGGCACGCGGCGTGGCGGCCCGCCGGGATCGAGCCGGGGCCGCCCGTCGAGATGGCGGCGTGGCTCGCCGAGACGGAGAACCTGATCGAGGCCGAGCAGCGGCTGGCCGAGCAGCGGATCGAGCGGGAGCGGCTGGCAGCCCGGATCGAGGCCGCCCAGTCGCCGCTGGCCGATCTCTGCGCCCGCTCCGGGCTCGATCCCGCGCCGGAGCTGGAGGTCGGCCCGGCCCTCGAACGGCTGGAGGCTCGGGTGGCGACGCTGGCGAGCCGCTGGGAGGCGAATCTCCAGACCGGTGGCCTGCTCCGCGCGGCCCGCGCCGCCTGCGGCCGGCTGGACGCGGCCCGCGCCGAGACCGCGGCGCGGCGCGCCGCGTGGCAGACCGAATGGGCCTCGGCCCTGCAGCCGCTGGGCCTCGCCGCCACGAGCCAGCCCGAGGAGGCGGAGGGTGCCCTGGAGGCGTGGCGCACGGTGCCCGACCGGCTCTCGGAGCGCGCCGCCCTGAACCGCCGGGCTACCGGGATCCGGCGCGACATGGAGGCGTTCCGGGTCGGCGCGACCGCCCTGGTCGAGGCGCTGGCGCCGGACCTCGCCGACACGCCGGCGACGACCGCGATCCGCACCCTGCACGCGCGCCTCGTCGCCGCGCAGGCCCGGGAGGCGCGGCGCGCCGAGCTGGACCGCCGGCGCGACGAGGCCGCGGCGGCGAGCCGCGCGGCGGCCGACCTGCACACGGCGGCCCGGGCGGCGCTGACCCGTGCGGTCGCCGCCGCGATGCCGGACCGGGCCGAGGCGGCGATGCCCGAGATCGAGGCCCTGTTCGGCCGCCTGAGCGCCCGGGAGAGCCTGCGCGGCGAGCTCCTGCGCCTGCGCGGCAGCCTCGCGGGCGCCGCCGACGGGCTGCCCGAGGCCGAGCTCCGCGGCGGCCTCGAAGCGCTCCCGCCGGAGGCGATCGAGGCCGAGCTGGCCCGGCTCGCCCTGGAAGCTGAGGAGCAGGCCGAACGCGGACAGGTCATCTTCGCCGACCGCGACCGCGCCGAGCGGCGCCGGGCCGAGCTGGAAGGCGGAACCGGCGCCGAGTTGGCGCTTGCCGAGCGCAAGGCCGCGGAGGCGGATTTGCAGGCCGCGGCCCGGTCCTGGGCGGTCCTGCGTCTCGCCGGGCTGATGCTCGGGCAGGCGGTCGCCCGCCACCGCGCCGGTCAGCAGGACCCGCTGCTGGCGCGCGCCGGTGCCCTGTTCTGCGCCATGACGGGCGGCGGCTTCTCCGGGCTCGCCCAGACCTACGACGAGGCCGACACGCCGCGGCTCGCCGGGCAGCGGGCGGGCGGCGGGCTGGTGCAGATCGAGGGGATGAGCGAGGGCACGCGCGACCAGCTCTACCTCGCCCTGCGGCTGGCCTATCTGGAGGATTACGCCGGCCGCGCCGAGCCGGCACCGTTCATCGGCGACGACCTGTTCTCGACCTTCGACGAGGTGCGCACCGGCCACGGCCTCGACGCGCTGGCGGCGATCGGGGAACGCGTTCAGCCGATCCTGTTCACGCATCACCGCCACGTCGCCGACATCGCCCGCGACCGGCTCGGCGCGGCGGTGGACGTCGTAGCGCTGTAG
- a CDS encoding type II toxin-antitoxin system RelE/ParE family toxin, whose translation MIVRFTDAAEHDLEALGDYIAQDNPKRALSFVRELREACLALANFPERFPLVPRYEDRGVRRRVQGDYLIFYRVETNYVVILHILRGTVDHATRLFPS comes from the coding sequence ATGATCGTCCGTTTCACGGACGCGGCGGAACACGATCTGGAAGCGCTCGGCGACTACATCGCGCAGGACAATCCGAAGCGCGCACTTAGTTTCGTGCGGGAACTGCGCGAGGCCTGCTTGGCGCTGGCTAATTTCCCCGAACGCTTTCCGCTTGTTCCCCGCTACGAGGACCGCGGCGTTCGACGGCGTGTGCAGGGCGACTACCTGATCTTCTATAGGGTTGAGACCAATTACGTCGTCATCCTGCACATCCTGCGTGGCACAGTGGATCATGCCACACGCCTTTTCCCATCCTGA
- a CDS encoding type II toxin-antitoxin system ParD family antitoxin, with protein MIRAELGDQLEAFVMRLVETGRYTSESEVLREGVRLIRDREASLAALDRSITIALDQAQAGQTKSAEEVFDRLESKYRSLGAGTE; from the coding sequence ATGATTCGTGCCGAGCTCGGGGATCAGCTTGAGGCCTTCGTGATGCGGCTGGTCGAGACCGGCCGATACACTTCGGAGAGCGAGGTTCTACGGGAAGGTGTTCGCTTGATCCGCGACCGGGAAGCGAGCCTTGCCGCTTTGGATCGATCGATCACGATCGCCCTCGATCAGGCTCAGGCCGGGCAGACCAAGTCGGCCGAAGAGGTCTTCGACCGGCTGGAGAGCAAGTATCGTTCGCTTGGCGCCGGGACAGAATGA
- a CDS encoding metallophosphoesterase family protein produces MTGFSFIHAADLHLGSPLSGLAARDADLARRLATAGRQAFEDLVTQAIERSVAFVVVAGDIYDGDWADNTIGLFFARQVARLDRAGIPTILVRGNHDAESVITRSITLPPSVHVFPANRAGTFRLEGLRVALHGRSFQGRAVEENLSLTYPAALPGWFNLGILHTSCTGHAAHETYAPCSVADLAARGYEYWALGHIHEYAELSRDPWIVFPGNLQGRSIRERGEKGAVVVDVADGRVTGLQRLALDRARFEQVSVDLAAATDPRAALEAVEAALRPFAALAANRLVLVRVHLTGTTPAHDALAADRESLTAEIQAAAHRLHEDLWLERLKIETHRPRAPMESSGTAIDPAALLADIDRDPDFRTRAKAALAEIGGRMPTAVAAEAGLDDEFDALCAEAEALILGRLVGRHC; encoded by the coding sequence ATGACGGGCTTCAGCTTCATCCATGCGGCGGACCTGCATCTCGGCAGCCCCCTGTCGGGGCTCGCCGCCCGCGATGCCGACCTGGCCCGGCGCCTCGCCACGGCCGGCCGGCAGGCCTTCGAGGATCTGGTCACCCAGGCGATCGAGCGGTCGGTCGCCTTCGTGGTCGTGGCCGGCGACATCTACGACGGCGACTGGGCCGACAACACGATCGGCCTGTTCTTCGCCCGGCAGGTGGCCCGGCTCGACCGCGCCGGCATCCCGACGATCCTGGTGCGCGGCAACCACGACGCCGAGAGCGTGATCACCCGCTCGATCACCCTGCCGCCCTCGGTCCACGTCTTCCCCGCCAACCGCGCCGGGACGTTCCGCCTGGAGGGGCTGCGGGTCGCCCTGCACGGAAGGAGCTTCCAGGGCCGGGCCGTCGAGGAGAACCTGTCCCTGACCTACCCGGCCGCCCTGCCGGGCTGGTTCAATCTCGGCATCCTTCATACCTCCTGCACCGGCCACGCGGCCCACGAGACCTACGCTCCGTGCTCGGTCGCCGACCTCGCGGCGCGCGGCTACGAGTACTGGGCGCTCGGCCATATCCACGAATACGCGGAGCTGTCCCGGGATCCCTGGATCGTGTTCCCCGGCAACCTCCAGGGCCGCAGCATCCGCGAGCGCGGCGAGAAGGGCGCCGTGGTGGTCGATGTCGCCGACGGCCGCGTGACCGGCCTGCAGCGCCTAGCCCTCGACCGCGCCCGGTTCGAGCAGGTCTCGGTCGATCTCGCCGCGGCGACGGATCCCCGCGCGGCGCTCGAGGCCGTGGAGGCGGCGCTCCGGCCGTTCGCCGCCCTCGCCGCCAACCGGCTCGTCCTCGTGCGCGTCCACCTCACCGGCACGACGCCGGCCCACGACGCGCTGGCGGCGGACCGGGAGTCGCTCACGGCCGAGATCCAGGCCGCCGCCCACCGGCTGCACGAGGATCTCTGGCTGGAGCGCCTGAAGATCGAGACGCACCGGCCCCGCGCGCCGATGGAATCGTCCGGCACCGCGATCGATCCCGCCGCGCTGCTCGCCGACATCGACCGCGATCCCGATTTCCGGACGCGGGCCAAGGCGGCCCTGGCCGAGATCGGCGGCCGGATGCCGACCGCGGTCGCCGCCGAGGCGGGTCTGGACGATGAGTTCGACGCCCTCTGTGCCGAGGCCGAGGCCCTGATCCTCGGCCGCCTCGTCGGCCGGCACTGCTGA